The sequence GACGCCGCGCGAGGAAGAGCCGCAAATCGTCGTCCCCATGGTGGACATCTACCTCCCCATGCCCGGCTCTTCTCCCAAGGAGGTCGAGGAGCGGGTGGTCACCACCTTCGAGAAGAAGATCTGGGAGATCAACGGGGTCGAGTACATCTACTCGGCAAGCCGCCAGGGGATGGGGATCATCACGGTCCGCTTCCTGGTCGGCGAGAGCATGGAAGACTCCCTCGTCAAGCTCTACAACAAGGTGATGAGCAACCGAAACCTCCTCCCGCCGGGCGCGGGGGAGCCGCTCGTGGTGTCGAAGTCGATCGACGACGTCCCGATCGTTTCGCTCACCCTCTGGTCGGACCGCTACGACCACCACGCCCTGAGAAAGGTGGCCCGCGAGCTCTGCGACGACCTGCAGAAAGTGGAGAACGTGGCGCATTCCGAGATCAAGGGGGGACTCTCCCGCGAGCTCAAGGTGCGTCTGGACCCGGTGCGGCTCTCCTCCTACGGGCTCACCCCGCTTGCCGTCGCCTCGGCGCTCGATAAGGGGAACGTCTCGCAGCGCGCGGGCTCCTTCGCCTCGGGTAATCGCGAGTACAGCCTGGAGGCGGGGGGCTTCATCTCCGACCCCGCCGACGCCGGAAGGCTCGTCGTCAGCGTGAAGGACGGCCGCCCGGTGTACCTCTCGGATGTTGCCACGATCACCGACGGCGTCCAGGAACCGAAGGACTACGTCTTCTTCGGGCTCGGCCCAGCGGCGGCGCAGAAGCACCTAAAGGGTGGCGCGGCGGACTACCCGGCGGTCACCGTCTCCATCGCCAAGCGCAAGGGGGCGAACGCTACCTGGGTCGCCGAGGACCTCCTGAAGCGGGTCGAGTTCCAGAAGGGAAAACTGATCCCCTCCGAGATGCAGGTGACCGTCACCAGGAACTACGGCGAGACCGCCAAAGACAAGAACAACGAGCTACTGTTTCACATGTTCCTGGCCGCCATTTCGGTAACTCTGCTGATCGCGGTCTTCATGGGGTGGCGGGCCGGCGCCGTGGCGGCGATCGCGATTCCGGTGACCCTCGCGCTCACCATGTTCATCTTCAACCGGATCGGCTACACGCTGAACCGGATCACCCTGTTCGCGCTCATCTTCTCGATCGGGATCCTGGTCGATGACGCCATCGTGGTGGTGGAGAACATCCACCGCTACTTCACGACGACGAAGTTCAAGCCGCTCGAGGCCGCGGTGCGGGCGGTGGACGAGATCGGCAACCCGACCATGCTGGCGACTCTCGCCGTCATCGCCTCCATCCTCCCGATGGGGTTCGTAGGCGGCCTCATGGGGCCGTACATGCGCCCGATCCCGGTCGGCGCGTCCATGGCCATGGTCTTCTCGCTTCTCATTGCGCTGATCGTCACGCCGTACTTCGCCTACCGCTTCATGAAGGGTGAGTCGCATTACGGCACCGAGGCACCGCCGGAAGAAAGCTGGATGACGGGCTTTTACCGCCGCATGATGGGGAGGCTTTTGCACGACAAGAAGGTGCGCTACGGCTTCCTCTCCACGGTGGTGATCCTTCTCCTCATCTCCTGCTCTCTCATCTACTTCAAGGCGGTGACGGTGAAGATGCTGCCGTTTGACAACAAGAGCGAGCTGCAGCTCATCATCGACGCCCCGGAGGGGACCACACTCGAGGACAATGCACGCATGGTGGCCGAGCTGGGCGACGCGCTCAGGAAAGTTCCCGAGGTGACCGACTTCCAGAGCTACGTCGGCACGAGCTCGCCGTTCAACTTCAACGGCCTCGTGCGCCATTATTACCTGCGCCAAGGGCCGAACGTCGCCGAGATCCAGGTGAACCTGGAAGGGAAGGAGGCGCGCTCCGCCCAGTCGCACGATATCGCGAAACGGATCCGTCCGACGCTGAAGGCGATCACGGACCGCTACGGCGCACGCCTCAAGGTGGCCGAGATCCCGCCCGGACCGCCGGTCCTCTCGACGCTCGTTGCCGAGGTGTACGGGCCGGACCAGAAAACCCGCGTCGATATCGCGCACAAGATCAAGGACATCTTCAAAAGCACCGCCGGGGTCGTCGACGTCGACTGGTACCAGGAGGACGACCAACCGACGCTGCGTTTCGAGGTGGACCGTGAGAAGGCGGCGCTCTCCGGGGTGGACGCGGCCCAGGTGGTGCAGACCCTGAAACTCGCCGTGGGCGGAACCGACGTGGGGATCATGCACGTGCCGCAGGAGAAGGAACCGGTGCGCATCAACCTGCGCCTCCCGGTCGGCTCCCGAAGCGACGTCTCCTCGCTCTCCTCCATCTACGTCGCGGGCAACAAGGGGAACGTCCCCCTTTCCGAGCTGGTCCGCGTGGTGCGCGGGGTGGAGGAAAAATCGCTCTACCGCAAGAACATGAAGAGCGTGGTGTACGTGATAGGCGACGTGGCCGGGGTGATCGAGGCCCCGGTGTACGCCATCCTCAAGATGCACAAGGACATCGACAACATAGCGCTCCCCGGCGGGTACCACATCGAGCAGCGCGCCGCGACCCAGCCCTGGAGCGAGGAGCGCCCCGGCATCAAGTGGGACGGCGAGTGGCACATCACCTACGAGGTCTTCCGCGACCTGGGTGCCGCCTTCGCCGCGGTCATGGTGCTTATCTACGTGCTGGTGGTGGCCTGGTTCAAGGACTTCACCACGCCGCTTGTGATCATGGCGCCGATCCCGCTAACCCTGATCGGCATCCTCCCCGGACACGCCATCATGGGGGCTTTCTTCACGGCGACCAGTATGATAGGCTTCATCGCCCTGGCCGGCATCATCGTGCGAAACTCCATCATCCTCATAGATTTTGCCGAGCTGCGGCGCCGCGAGGGGATGGCGCTGGACGAGGCGATTATCGATGCCGGTGCGGTCCGCTTCCGTCCCATGCTGCTCACTGCCGCCGCGGTCGTGGTCGGGAGCTTCGTCATCCTGTTCGATCCGATATTCCAGGGGCTCGCCCTCGCCATGATGTGCGGCGAGATCGCCTCGACGACGCTTTCCAGGATCACCATTCCGATCCTTTACTTCATGGTGCAGTCCTGGAAGGAAAAACATCAAAAAAAGCAAACAGCTTAGGAGGTTGTAGTGTTTTGGCTCAGAAAGAACGTTGCTGAGAATGTGGAATGCACATCCGTTGCGGAAAAGGTATCCACCGAGGCTGAAGGGTTCTACCGTTCCGGCAAGATGCATTGCGCCGAGGCGGTGCTCGCTTCGGTGAAAAACGAATTTCTCCCCGATGCCGGGGACGAACTGGTGCACTTGGCTTCCGGTTTCGGCGGCGGCTCGGGGGCGGGATGCATCTGCGGCGCGGTGGCCGGCGGGACCATGGCCATCGGCCTCGTTGTGCAGGACCGGAAGCTTTCCGCCGCGCTCACCAAGGAGTTGCACCACTGGTTCAAGGAGCAGTACCGGGTCACCTGCTGCAAGGCTTTGACCGCCAACGGCAAGAAGCGCTGCGTCGAATTCACCGCGAACACCGCCGGCAAGGTTGCGGAACTTTTGCAGAAGAAGTGACCTGAATAGGAGGTTATATGTACATCGACAGACTGCTTAGACTCATCGCCGGCACCTTCACCCTGATCTCCCTGGCGCTGGCTCACTACCACGATCCGCGCTGGCTCTGGTTCACCGCCTTCATAGGCCTCAACCTTTTGCAGTCGGGCTTCACCAACTGGTGCCCGATGATGACCATCCTGGACAAGCTTGGCGTTCCCAAGCTCCCGCCCAGAGAGTGCGGTAAATGATCTGCCGCATCAGGGTCCTTTGCGACAACACCGCCGGTGCGCTTTCCGGCACGCTGGGCGAGCACGGTTTCGCCGCGCTGGTGCAGGCGGGGGACCGGGCCCTTCTCTTCGATACCGGGGCGGGGCACACGCTTTTGCACAACGCCCAGCGCATGAACGTCGACCTGAAGGGGGTAGACCAGGTCGTGCTGTCGCACGGGCATTGGGACCACGCGGGGGGGCTCTGGCCGCTTCTGCAGGTCGCCGGCCCGAAAAGGATCCTCGCGCACCCCGGCATCTTCACCCGGCGCTACTCCGTGCGCGAAGGGAGCGCCCGCTCGGTGGGGGTCCCCTACTCCGAAGAGTTCCTGGCCGGTCTCGGGGCCGTCTTCTCCTACAGCGACGAATTCCGCGAGGTGATGCCCGGCGTTTTCCTGACCGGCGAGGTGCCGCGCAGGACCGTTTTCGAGGAAGGCGACGCGGGGCTTTTCTGCGACGAGGCGGGGTGCGAGAGGGACGAGATCCGGGACGACCAGTCGCTCGTCGTCGTGACCGGCAAGGGGCTTTTGATCCTCCTCGGGTGCTGCCATGCCGGGATGATCAACACCATCGAGCATGCCCGCGAGAAGACCGGGGTGGACCGGGTCTACGGGGTAGTGGGAGGGTGCCACTTGGCCTTCTCCTCCCAGCCCCAGGTCGATCAGACCATAAAGGCGCTCAAGAAGTACGGACTGAAGAAGATCTGCCCGGGGCACTGCACCGGGTTTCACGCGGCGGCCCGGCTCGCCCAGGCCTTCCCTGCGGGGTTCAAGCCGATGCAGGTGGGGTACGTGCTCGAAGCAGAATAGATGAATTTATAAGTGAGGATTATTGATGAGACTTTTTGCCGTTTTGATTGCCGTAGTCGTACTAACCGCTTCCCTCTCCCAGGCCGTAGGGCTTGCCAACGTGACCTCGAAGCAGGCTCAGACCGTGATGTCGAAGAACAAGAAGATGTTCCTGCTCGACGTGCGCACCCCGGACGAGTTCCGTCAGGCGCACCTGAAAGGGTCCGTGCTGATCCCGTTGGGCGAGCTGAACCGCAGGGTGCAGGAGATCCCGCGCGACCGGCCGGTGCTCGTGTACTGCGCCGTGGGCGCCCGCTCCGCCACCGCCGCGAGCTTTCTCGCCTCCAAAGGTTACCGCGAGGTCTACAACATGACCGACGGCATCGTCGGCTGGTACCAGAACGGTCTGCCGCTGCAGTTGGGCGGCAAGTAGTTTTCCCCCTCCCGGGCCCTCCCCCGCCTACGTCACCGCAAGGCTGCGGTTCGCAGGCGGGGGAGGGGACGCCGTCGCCTGCTACGGCTTAGCCGCCGTCGGCGCCACACCCACAGCTAAGCCCACCCCACACCCCACACCCCACACCCGCCACGCCACCCACGCGTCGGCCAGCACTGTCCCGCAGCCGGCAAGCCCCTACCAGCATCTACCAGTCGGACCAGTCGGACCAGTCGGACCAGTCGGACCAGTCGGACCAGTCGGCGGCCGAACCTCCTCCCCAAATTCTGGTAAACTTTTGCGGTCCTTTTGGCTCAAGGTATGCAGACAGGTTCCGATAAGCCCAAGCAGGGCTTCGGCCCATGGTGGAGGTAGCATGCAGGAGCAACTTGAAAACATAACCGCTTCCCTGCTTGAGGAGATCGACTCGGGGGTGGTCTACCTGGACGCCGGCGGCAGGGTACTGCTCATGAACCGCCGGGCGGAGGAGATCCTTCACATCGGCCGCGCCGAGGTCGTCGGCAAAAGGGTGGACATGCTGCCGCTTCGGACGCCGGTCTACCGCGTGCTCAGCGAGAACGTACAGGACGAGCCGGTGGAGGTGAGCATCGACGGCGCCGTGATCCAGGTCCGCTCCTCGAAGCTTCCCGGCGACACCCCGGGGGAACTCTTCCAACTGCGCGACATCAGCGCGGACAAGAAGGAGAAGCGCCAGCGCGAGGAGTTCGTGGCGATGATGACCCACGACCTCAAGTCGCCCCTTACCGTGATCATGGGGTACATGCAGGCGCTCATCGGGGAGATGCCCACCAAGATGGACCCCTCGCTGCATCTGTTCGTGAAGGAGATGGACAAGAGCGCCGCGAAGATGCTCTCCATGATCGACGACGTCCTTGACGCCTACCGCCTGGAGGCGGGCCTCTTGCAGATAGACCGCCAGCCCACCGACACCCGGGCCCTCCTGGAGGGGTGCTGCCGCGACGGAGAACAGGAGGCGGCGGTGCACGGTTCCTACTTCCTGAGCGACCTCTGCGACGGAATCCCGACACTCGATCTTGACGCGAAGCAGATAGCCAGGGTCTTCGCCAACCTGATCGGCAACGCGGTGAAGTTCACCCCGCGCCGCGGCACCATAAGCGTCAGCACCACGGTTGAGGACGACCGCCTGCTCGTGGAGGTCGCCGACACCGGCATCGGCATCCCGGAAAACGAGCTGCCGCGCGTCTTCAACAAGTACTTCCGCTCCTCGGCGGCCCGCGGCTTCAAGGGGACCGGCCTGGGGCTCACCATCAGCAAGGCGATCGTCGAAGCGCACGGCGGCAGTATCCGTGTCGAGAGCACCGCCGGCAAAGGGAGCCGCTTCACCGTCTTGTTGCCGCTCAAGGGGGAGCGCACCACCTTCAGGCGCCAATTTAAAGGTTAAAGTTTCCAGCGATGACGGCCGATTAGGCACTCATCGGCCGTAAATGAAAGGCCATGCGGGCCAAACCGCAGCAGCAAAATAAAGCCGCCGTGTGCGCGCATAGATAACAGCCAAGGAGGATAACAGCATGGGCAACGTATTGATAGTGGACGATTCCTCGACCATGAGAAAGATCATTTCCCGCAGCCTGCGCCAGGCGGGGCTTCCGGTAGACGACATCTACGAGGCCGGCGACGGCATCGAGGCGCTCTCCGCCATGGAAGGCAAAACCATCGACCTGATCCTGTCCGACATCAACATGCCGAACATGGACGGGCTCGAATTCATCAAGTGCGTCAGGGGCAAGGGAGTGAACACCCCGATCGTCATGATCACCACCGAGGGTGGCGAGGACATCCTCAAGGAAGCGATCAGCAACGGCGCCAGCGACAGCATCAAAAAGCCGTTCACGCCAGACCAGTTGAACGAGAAGCTCGGAGGACTCTTATGATGTCCCTCAACCAGGAAATCGCTACCGCGACACACCTGCAGGAGGCGGACCTGGCCACTTACGTCATCAACGCCACCAAAGAGGTGTTCGAAACCATGGTGATGATGGCCCTCGAGGATAGTTATCCCCTGAAGGAGCCCGTCACCTCCTTCCATTGCTCGGTCACCGGCATGGTCGGCCTGGCAGGGACCTACACTGGCATCCTCTCCATCCACTGTCCGCAGCACCTGGCTCTCAGGATCACCTCGAACATGCTCGGGATGGACGTGGACGAGGTGGGCGAGGACGTGAACGACGCCCTGGGCGAGATCGCCAACATGCTCGGCGGCTACGTGAAGCAGATCCTCTCCAAGGGGGGGCTCGATATCAACCTCTCCATCCCGACGGTAATCTCCGGAGAGGACTACACGGTCAACTCGATGGCCGACAGCGACTGCGTCATCATCCCCTTCACCAACGAGGGTGACCGGTTCCTTGTCGGGCTCAAACTCAGGAAGGAAGTCTAGGCGGTAGATTCAATGGCCGGATTCGAAAAACTACAATCGATGCTGGATGCCGCGATGAAGCAGGCGGGCGAAGAGAGCGGCATGCTCTTAGGCCAGGCCATGTCCGTGGCGGCTTCCGATGTCCTGAACACCAACCGCAAGAGCTACCTGGGTGACGAGGACAACCCGATCTACGTGGTCGGGGTGGAGTCGCGCGAGGCGTATCCGGGCTTTTTCTACCTCCTCTTCTCGCTGGGCGACACCATCGTGATGAGCTCGATCCTCCTCGGGATCCCGGGGCCCAGGATCCAGGAGAAACGCCGGCTTTCCATCCAGGAACCGGACGACGTGGACGCCTTCGGCGAGATCGCCAACCAGATCATCGGCTCCTTCAACTCGGTGTTCCAGCCGAACCTCCCCGACAAGGTGCACCTGAAGCTCCTTCCGCCGCAGAAGTACGTGCCGGGGACCGACCCCCTCACCGACGACGTCCCCTTTCCGGACGGTGAATACCTGATGTACCGTGCCCCCCTGCAGATCGAGGGGCATGAGATGAACATGGTGGACATCCTGATCCCGCACCCGCTGGCGAACCTGTTCGACCCGCAGCCGGAAGAGGCGGCGGTCGAGGCGGCCGCGCCCGAGGCTGAGGCGGCGGCCGAGGAGGCGGCTCCCGTGGCCTCCATCCTGGTGCTCGGGGACGACGACGGGCGCCGGGCACTGGTGGAAGGGCTTTCCGACAGCGGCATGAACCTCATCGACGCCCCCCTCGGGGCCGACCTGCCGGGCCTCTTCGCCCAGGGGGAGGTGAGGGTCGCTCTCATCTCGCTCAAAAACACCACCGACCGCGACCTCGCCATCTGCAAGCGGGTGGTGCCGCTCGTGGACCGAAGCGGCGGCGCCGTGCTCCTTTGCGCCCACGAATGGACCCGGACCGCGGTCCTCAAGGCGCTCAAGGCGGGCGTGAAGGGTGTGGTGATGCCCCCCTTCGAGCCGCACGAGCTCACCGAGAAGGTGGCGAAATTCCTGCACTGACGCACGAGTCAAAAAAACATCCCCCGCCGCAGTTTTTTTGACTGGCGGGGCGCGCCGAACTCCTTTTCGGCACCGCCGGAAAAAACTCCCCAGATAAAACCCTGCAGTATCGGTGGCTTAGCGTGACGGCGCGTTCCGCGCCGCTACGGCATGCCTTTTGCCAAGCACTCTTCCATGATCCGCTTCCCGCGCAAAACCAGACCGTGCCTCCTCCTGGGGCTCGTCACGACGCTCTTCGCCTGCGCGCTCCCGACGGGCGCCTTTGCACAGCAGCAAAATCGACTGCTGCGCGTCGCCGTATATCCCCATCAAGGGTTCACCAGGGTCAGCCTCTCCTTCCTCTCTCCACCGGATTACACGCTGCGCGTCCTCCCCGGGCGGGTCAGGCTCGAGGTGCGCGATGCCGACGCCCCGAGCTTCAAAAAGCTGCGCAACCTGAACGACCGTATGATCGCGGGGATAAACGCCTCCGAGACGCGCGGCCTGCTCAACGTATCGGTCCCGGTGCGCGTGGCCGATGCCGCGGCGCAAGCGGTCTCCTGCGCCAACCCCAGTGTCCTTTCCATCGACATCGGACCGGCGATGAAGCGCGTGAATCCGGTAGACATAGCGCCGGGGCGCGAGCCGATCCTTTCCGGCACCGAGCGCTTCGTGCGCGATTTCGACGCCGAGCCGGGCGGGGTTCCCTTCTCCCCGACGGACGGGAAGCTCCTGAAAGAGCTCCTCCCCGAGGGGGAGGCGCTTTTGTTTCAACAGGGGGAAAGCCTCCTGTACCGGGACCGCGCCGAGGAGGCGGTGAACGTCTTCGCCATGTTCGACAAGAAGGGGGATCGCGTGAAGGCGCTCGCCTCTTTCCGTTTGGGCGAGGCGTACGAGAAGCTTGGACGACACCAGGAGGCGCTTGCCTCGTTTCGCAACGCCGAAGCCCTCTGGCCCGGGTACCTGAACCAGGCGCCCGAGCTGATGCAGCCCTACTCCGACGCTCTTGCGCGCACCGGCGACTTCCCCGGTGCGAGGAGGATGCTGTTGCGCCTCATGGACCGCTACATCGGCACTCCGTATCAGGCCGAACTTTTGAACCGGCTCGCCGATCTGATCGAGCGCAACGGGCAGAAGGAGGCGGCGCTTGCGATGTACAGAAGCGTCGTGATGTACGCGCATGGGAGCGCCGCCGCGGGGAGGGCACGCCTGAAGCTCGCCGACCGGGCGCTCTTCTCAATCTCGCGCGACCGGTACCGCGAACTCCTCTCCAAGTATCAAACCATCTACGGCGAGCCCGGCGACCCCTCCTCCCGCGACGAGGCGCTCTTCAAGATGTCGCTGCTGCTCGCGCTCTACGCCCCTCCGAAGGATGCGCTCGAGGCGGCGGTGACCTACAACCGGCGTTACCCGCGCGGCATCTTCTCCACCGTTCTCAGCAAGATGCGCGAGGAGATCCTGTTCCCCGTTTACCAGGAGGCCGCCGCAGCCGGCAAAGACGACGCGCTCGTGCGCCTTGCCATGGACAACCGCGAGTACCTCTCCCGCTGCTTCGGCGACGCGGGCTTCGCTCCGCGGCTCTCGCAGGCCTTCGAGAAGACCGGGAAGACGGTGCAGGAGCTGGAGCTCTTCACCTACCTGGACGGCAAGAACTGGGCGGCTTCGAGCGCCCCCTTCATGCTTTCGCGCATGGTGGACGACGCGGTCGTTTTAGGCAACGCACCGCTGGCCGAGTCGACGGCGCGCGACTTCCTCGGGCGCTTCCCGCGCGACCCCAATCTCGGCAGGGTGCGGGAGCAGCTCGGGCGGCTCGCCTTCGAGAAGGGGGACCTCCCCGGCGCGGCGGCGCAACTCGCCTTCCTGAAGGCCCGAAACGCCAAGGCCGCTCTCCCCGACAGCGAGTACTACCTCGGCAAGGCGCTCCAGGCCGCCAAAGATCACGGCGGCGCGGTGCGCAGCCTGGTCCGCTTCACGACGAGCGCGAAAAGCGGCAATCCCCTCCTCCCGGACGCCTACTACAACCTCGCCGTCGAGCTCGCCGAGGTGAAGGATTACCCGCACGCCCTCGCGGCCTGCCAGGTCGGCGCCAGCGTCGCCGGCGGTGAAATGGTGGGGCAGTTCCTGTTCAAGACCGGGGAGCTGCAGGTAAAGCTCGGGGCGGTGCGCGAGGCGAAGGCGAGCTGGGAGAAAGCGACCGGCATGGGCGGGACCTGGGGCAAGCTGGCCGGCGAGGCGTTAAACGACTTAAACTGGCGCATGAAGATCGCCGGAGAACTTCCCTGATGCTGTCAGAAATATGACTTTGACGTCTTCGGCGCGTGCAAGCTGCCGATAACACGGACCTGTCGCGCTGGTACGGCTTTTGCTGCTGCAGCTTGGCGACAAGGAGGAAGCACATGCCTGTACAAGGAATTTTCGGGACGACCGTTGAACTTCTGGGGAAGACCCTGGATCTCAGGGCCAAACGGCAGACGATGATCTCGTCGAACCTCGCCAACGTGGAAACCCCCGGCTATACGCCCACCGACGTCTCTTTCGAGAGCCAGTTGAAGAGCGCCCTCAAGGGAGGGGCGAAGGATAGCGGGGTCACCAACCCGCGCCACATCCCGCTCAAGGGGCGCGCCGCGTCGCTTGAGAGGGTGCAGGGGGACGTGGTCGAGGTCGACACGCGCACCATGGGCCCGGACGGCAACGGTGTCGAGATGGAGACCGAGATGGGGCGTCTGGCCGAGAACCAGATCATGTACAACGCCAGTGTGCAGCTCCTCGGCAAGAAGTTCGATGAGTTGAAGCAGGCGATAAGGGGTACCTTATAATGGACTTTTTCACCTCGATGGACATCAGCGCCTCGGCCCTGGCCGCCGAGCGTACCAGGATGAACCTCATCTCCTCCAACCTGGCAAACGTCAATTCCACCAGGACAGCGGAAGGCGGCCCGTACCGGCGCAAGGACGCGGTCTTCACCGCCACTCCGCTCAAGGAGGCCGGCTCCTTCGGCGCGGCGCTCTCCCGCGCCAACGACGCCCGCAGCGTCCAGGTCACCCAGGTGAACGAGGACCCGCGCCCCCCGAGGATGCAGTACGAGCCGGGGCACCCGGACGCGGACCCGAACGGGTACGTGGCTTATCCCAACATCAACGTCGTCGAGGAGATGGCGGACATGATCACCGCAAGCCGCAGCTACGAGGCGAACATCACCGCGACCAACGCGGCGAAGAGCATGGCTCTCAAGACGCTCGATCTGCTGCGCTAGCGAGGAGGTAATCAATGGCAATGGAAATTTCGGCACTCACCAAGGTAGACGGCCTCTCGCAGGCGTTTCCCGCCAAGGAGGCGCAGGCCACCCAGGCCAACCCCGCCGTCGGCTTCGGCACGTTCCTCGAGGAGATGGTCTCCAAGGTGAACGAGCAGCAGGCGACCGCCGACAAGTCGATCCAGGCGATGGCGACCGGCGAGGGGAAAGGGCTGCACGAGGTCATGCTAGCGGTGGAAAAGGCGAACATCTCCTTCCAGCTCCTGACGCAGGTGCGCAACAAGGCGGTCGAGGCGTACCAGGAGATCATGAGGATGCCGGTATAACCTGCATAACTTGGAGACACCATGCCGGAAGGGCTTAAAAAATTGCTGGAACCTTTTCTCGCTCTGTCGACCGGGAAGCGGCTCGTCGTCGGGGGGGTGGCGCTCGTCTCGCTCCTCGCGTTCGCGGCGCTCATCACCGTGGCGAACAAGACGGACTACCGTCCGCTCTTCGCCAACCTGACGAGCGATGACGCCGGCGAGATCGTCAAAAAATTGAAAGAGCAGAAGGTGCCGTACCAGATCACCGACGACGGCAAGGCGATCATGGTCCCATCGGACAAGGTCTACGACCTGAGGCTCTCCATGGCGAGCGACGGACTCCCCCAGGGAGGCGGGGTAGGCTACGAGATCTTCGACCGCAAGAACTTCGGCATGACCGAGTTCGTGCAAAAGCTCAACTACCAGCGCGCCCTGCAGGGTGAGCTCTCGCGCACCATCGCCCAGATCGCGGGGGTCGAGTCGGCCCGCGTGCACCTCGCCATCCCGGAGAAGACGCTCTTCAAGGATGCCGAGAAACCGGCCACCGCCTCGGTCGTGCTCAAGATGAAGTCGAACCGCGGCCTCAGGGAGGCCGAGGTGCAGGGGATCGTGCATCTGGTCGCTTCCTCCATAGAGGGGATGGACCCCGAGCAGGTGACCGTTCTGGACAGCCGCGGCAAGATGCTCTCCGGCAACACCACTTCCGATCCCGCCAGCAAGCTGACCGGATCGCGCCAGGAAACCCAGAGGAACTTCGAGAAGACCCAGGAAGACAAGCTGCAGAGCCTTTTGGACCGCGTGGTTGGCTCCGGCAAGTGCGTGGCCCGCGTCACCGCGACCTTCGACTTCAAGCAGGTCGAGAAGTACGAGGAGCGCTACGACCCAGAGTCCGCGGCGGTCAGAAGCGAGCAGAGAAGCGAGGAGAAGGGGGGCACCACGACCACCGCATCCGGCGTTCCGGGAGCGCAGACCAACCTCGGGCGCACCGCGCCGGGGGGCGCAGGCCAAAGCGGCGGCGGCTCCAAGACCGACGAGACTCTGAACTACGAGGTGAGCCGCTCCACGGCCCGCATCATCGAGCCGGTGGGGGCGCTTTCCAAGGTATCGATCGCCGTGCTGGTGGACGGCAAGTACGACCTCCCCGTAGGCGCCAAGCCCGGGGCGACCCCGAAATACCAGCCGCGCACCCCGGACGAGATGCAGAAGATCGAGGCGCTGGTGAAGAGCGCGGTCGGCTTCAACGCCGAGCGCGGCGACCAGGTGACCGTGGCCAACATCCC is a genomic window of Geomonas ferrireducens containing:
- a CDS encoding efflux RND transporter permease subunit, which encodes MNNLGFAGKIARAFIDSKLTPLIVAASLLIGLYSVFATPREEEPQIVVPMVDIYLPMPGSSPKEVEERVVTTFEKKIWEINGVEYIYSASRQGMGIITVRFLVGESMEDSLVKLYNKVMSNRNLLPPGAGEPLVVSKSIDDVPIVSLTLWSDRYDHHALRKVARELCDDLQKVENVAHSEIKGGLSRELKVRLDPVRLSSYGLTPLAVASALDKGNVSQRAGSFASGNREYSLEAGGFISDPADAGRLVVSVKDGRPVYLSDVATITDGVQEPKDYVFFGLGPAAAQKHLKGGAADYPAVTVSIAKRKGANATWVAEDLLKRVEFQKGKLIPSEMQVTVTRNYGETAKDKNNELLFHMFLAAISVTLLIAVFMGWRAGAVAAIAIPVTLALTMFIFNRIGYTLNRITLFALIFSIGILVDDAIVVVENIHRYFTTTKFKPLEAAVRAVDEIGNPTMLATLAVIASILPMGFVGGLMGPYMRPIPVGASMAMVFSLLIALIVTPYFAYRFMKGESHYGTEAPPEESWMTGFYRRMMGRLLHDKKVRYGFLSTVVILLLISCSLIYFKAVTVKMLPFDNKSELQLIIDAPEGTTLEDNARMVAELGDALRKVPEVTDFQSYVGTSSPFNFNGLVRHYYLRQGPNVAEIQVNLEGKEARSAQSHDIAKRIRPTLKAITDRYGARLKVAEIPPGPPVLSTLVAEVYGPDQKTRVDIAHKIKDIFKSTAGVVDVDWYQEDDQPTLRFEVDREKAALSGVDAAQVVQTLKLAVGGTDVGIMHVPQEKEPVRINLRLPVGSRSDVSSLSSIYVAGNKGNVPLSELVRVVRGVEEKSLYRKNMKSVVYVIGDVAGVIEAPVYAILKMHKDIDNIALPGGYHIEQRAATQPWSEERPGIKWDGEWHITYEVFRDLGAAFAAVMVLIYVLVVAWFKDFTTPLVIMAPIPLTLIGILPGHAIMGAFFTATSMIGFIALAGIIVRNSIILIDFAELRRREGMALDEAIIDAGAVRFRPMLLTAAAVVVGSFVILFDPIFQGLALAMMCGEIASTTLSRITIPILYFMVQSWKEKHQKKQTA
- a CDS encoding sensor histidine kinase, whose translation is MQEQLENITASLLEEIDSGVVYLDAGGRVLLMNRRAEEILHIGRAEVVGKRVDMLPLRTPVYRVLSENVQDEPVEVSIDGAVIQVRSSKLPGDTPGELFQLRDISADKKEKRQREEFVAMMTHDLKSPLTVIMGYMQALIGEMPTKMDPSLHLFVKEMDKSAAKMLSMIDDVLDAYRLEAGLLQIDRQPTDTRALLEGCCRDGEQEAAVHGSYFLSDLCDGIPTLDLDAKQIARVFANLIGNAVKFTPRRGTISVSTTVEDDRLLVEVADTGIGIPENELPRVFNKYFRSSAARGFKGTGLGLTISKAIVEAHGGSIRVESTAGKGSRFTVLLPLKGERTTFRRQFKG
- a CDS encoding rhodanese-like domain-containing protein — protein: MRLFAVLIAVVVLTASLSQAVGLANVTSKQAQTVMSKNKKMFLLDVRTPDEFRQAHLKGSVLIPLGELNRRVQEIPRDRPVLVYCAVGARSATAASFLASKGYREVYNMTDGIVGWYQNGLPLQLGGK
- a CDS encoding YgaP family membrane protein, producing MYIDRLLRLIAGTFTLISLALAHYHDPRWLWFTAFIGLNLLQSGFTNWCPMMTILDKLGVPKLPPRECGK
- a CDS encoding response regulator, which gives rise to MGNVLIVDDSSTMRKIISRSLRQAGLPVDDIYEAGDGIEALSAMEGKTIDLILSDINMPNMDGLEFIKCVRGKGVNTPIVMITTEGGEDILKEAISNGASDSIKKPFTPDQLNEKLGGLL
- a CDS encoding MBL fold metallo-hydrolase produces the protein MICRIRVLCDNTAGALSGTLGEHGFAALVQAGDRALLFDTGAGHTLLHNAQRMNVDLKGVDQVVLSHGHWDHAGGLWPLLQVAGPKRILAHPGIFTRRYSVREGSARSVGVPYSEEFLAGLGAVFSYSDEFREVMPGVFLTGEVPRRTVFEEGDAGLFCDEAGCERDEIRDDQSLVVVTGKGLLILLGCCHAGMINTIEHAREKTGVDRVYGVVGGCHLAFSSQPQVDQTIKALKKYGLKKICPGHCTGFHAAARLAQAFPAGFKPMQVGYVLEAE
- a CDS encoding C-GCAxxG-C-C family protein; this encodes MFWLRKNVAENVECTSVAEKVSTEAEGFYRSGKMHCAEAVLASVKNEFLPDAGDELVHLASGFGGGSGAGCICGAVAGGTMAIGLVVQDRKLSAALTKELHHWFKEQYRVTCCKALTANGKKRCVEFTANTAGKVAELLQKK
- a CDS encoding chemotaxis protein CheX, with the protein product MMSLNQEIATATHLQEADLATYVINATKEVFETMVMMALEDSYPLKEPVTSFHCSVTGMVGLAGTYTGILSIHCPQHLALRITSNMLGMDVDEVGEDVNDALGEIANMLGGYVKQILSKGGLDINLSIPTVISGEDYTVNSMADSDCVIIPFTNEGDRFLVGLKLRKEV